The Prosthecobacter vanneervenii genome has a segment encoding these proteins:
- a CDS encoding PEP-CTERM sorting domain-containing protein (PEP-CTERM proteins occur, often in large numbers, in the proteomes of bacteria that also encode an exosortase, a predicted intramembrane cysteine proteinase. The presence of a PEP-CTERM domain at a protein's C-terminus predicts cleavage within the sorting domain, followed by covalent anchoring to some some component of the (usually Gram-negative) cell surface. Many PEP-CTERM proteins exhibit an unusual sequence composition that includes large numbers of potential glycosylation sites. Expression of one such protein has been shown restore the ability of a bacterium to form floc, a type of biofilm.) → MMFKPQKALTLLALAGLALAPAASKAAVTAYTADDLIMGIQQTGNTQVLLINLGQASGFKTGASVGTVISGLSTVLSSTFGSGWATDSTIAWGIVGTPGASAAGGDTANTLYASTPQTTFGVQSSPFSDSAYTRQSAATQGSGRSNIVTMANTFAGLTSVATGTGTNVAAALQATSTTGGWFSQNPLGAGGSSFSYFNSLEGSFANGVSNSALDLYRMQVYNTAPAGSIGDAGAYIGTFQLSPSGSVSFSTSPGAVPEPTRAVLFGAGLAGLMLRRRRAVRSTVAA, encoded by the coding sequence ATGATGTTCAAACCACAGAAAGCGCTGACCCTTCTGGCTCTTGCCGGACTGGCTCTCGCCCCTGCAGCTTCCAAAGCTGCGGTAACAGCCTACACGGCTGACGATCTGATCATGGGAATCCAGCAGACTGGAAATACCCAAGTTCTCCTCATTAACCTTGGGCAGGCCTCCGGCTTCAAAACCGGCGCCTCCGTGGGTACAGTCATCTCAGGACTTTCCACCGTCCTCAGCAGCACCTTTGGCTCAGGCTGGGCCACCGACTCCACGATCGCATGGGGCATCGTCGGCACCCCTGGAGCTTCGGCTGCTGGTGGTGACACTGCCAATACGCTCTATGCTTCCACCCCTCAGACCACCTTTGGCGTTCAGTCCAGTCCTTTCTCGGATTCGGCCTATACACGTCAGTCTGCCGCCACTCAGGGCTCGGGCCGTTCCAACATTGTGACGATGGCCAACACCTTCGCTGGTCTTACCTCCGTCGCCACGGGCACTGGCACCAACGTTGCTGCAGCACTGCAGGCTACCAGCACCACGGGTGGCTGGTTCTCGCAGAACCCTCTTGGCGCAGGTGGCAGCAGCTTCAGCTACTTCAACTCCCTCGAAGGCAGTTTTGCCAATGGCGTGTCAAACTCCGCCCTCGATCTCTACCGCATGCAGGTGTACAACACCGCGCCTGCTGGAAGCATCGGAGATGCCGGAGCCTACATCGGCACTTTCCAGCTGAGCCCCAGTGGCAGCGTCAGCTTCAGCACCAGCCCAGGTGCTGTTCCCGAGCCCACGCGTGCCGTGCTCTTTGGCGCCGGCCTTGCCGGTCTCATGCTGCGCCGCCGTCGCGCTGTCCGCAGCACGGTGGCTGCATAA
- a CDS encoding efflux RND transporter permease subunit: MFSKVLQRPALAIVISLLILFLGALSIFRLPISQFPNVAPVVVMVNITYPGASAKVLEESVLVLLDQAINGVQDMKYMMSDATSAGEATIQVVFHLGTDPKDATVNVLNRVNQVKNQLPPLVQREGIIVNNVSPNMLMYVNLFSTDKAADMQLLFNYAYVQIQPQLARIRGVGQVRILGTRNYAMRIWLKPDRMRAYNVSTEDVMKALEEQSVIGTPGRLGRADSRRSQALEYVLTYQGRYNTAEQYEKVILRATEKGEILKLKDVADVELGSEFYDLYSDLDGHPSAAIVIKQSYNSNANEVIKLIKAQLKEIKRKNFPAGMDYEISYDVSEFLDASIDKVLHTLVEAFILVAMVVFIFLGDWRSTLIPTLAVPVSLVGAFFLMQLFGVSINLITLFALVLAIGIVVDDPIVVVEAVHARMHGTSLTPYEAIQKVLLEIAGAVIAITLVMTAVFVPVTFMSGPVGVFYRQFAITMASAIILSGVMALTLTPVLCAMILRRHDHHPGQRSGPVAWLLGHFNRLFDRLTSVYVELLKKIVHRRAFTLGMLGLAGTAIYIVNSQLSPGFIPAEDQGMIYAILQTPPGSTLERTYDKSLELEKIAKKVPGVQSVSSLAGYEVLTEGRGSNAGTCLINLKNWSERKLNSKQIIAELEKRCRVISGVKLEFYEPPAVPGYGAAGGFSLRLLDQTSTGDYDRLQVVNDEFMEALKKRKELHGLFTFFSANYPQLEITIDNQLAMQKGVSIKTAMDSLAILVASTYEQGFIKFGRFWKLYVQADPKYREMPKNLQELFVGNDKGEMVPFSQFISLKPKQGLNEITRYNAYPAPSIQGAPAAGYSSGDAIRAIQEVAEKTLPRGYDIGWAGLAFDEVGRGNEAVEIFIVVLMFVYLVLVGQYESFLLPLAVILSLPIGVMGSFVLLNSFGLDNDIFAQVGLIMLVGLLGKNAILIVEFAAQKHQQGLSVRDAAIEGARVRFRPILMTSFAFIAGMIPLLRASGAGAIANKTIGASAAGGMLLGTVVGLLVIPGLYYLFATLADRRKLLPDEHNMPLSEPDNENGGKEKPEPLDSP, from the coding sequence ATGTTCTCCAAGGTCCTGCAACGTCCGGCCCTGGCCATCGTCATCTCGCTGCTCATTCTCTTTCTGGGCGCGCTGTCCATCTTCAGGCTGCCCATCTCCCAGTTTCCCAATGTGGCCCCGGTGGTCGTCATGGTGAACATCACCTACCCCGGCGCCAGCGCCAAGGTGCTGGAGGAGTCCGTGCTCGTGCTGCTGGACCAGGCCATCAATGGCGTGCAGGACATGAAGTACATGATGTCCGACGCCACCAGCGCCGGAGAGGCCACCATCCAGGTGGTCTTTCACCTGGGCACCGATCCCAAGGACGCCACGGTGAATGTGCTCAATCGCGTCAACCAGGTGAAAAACCAGCTCCCGCCGCTGGTGCAGCGGGAGGGCATCATCGTCAACAACGTGAGCCCCAACATGCTCATGTATGTGAACCTCTTCAGCACGGACAAGGCGGCGGACATGCAACTCCTGTTTAACTACGCCTACGTGCAGATCCAGCCGCAGCTGGCCCGCATCCGCGGTGTGGGCCAGGTGCGCATCCTCGGCACGCGAAACTACGCCATGCGCATCTGGCTCAAGCCCGACCGCATGCGTGCCTACAATGTGTCCACCGAGGATGTCATGAAGGCGCTGGAAGAGCAGAGCGTCATCGGCACGCCCGGGCGGCTGGGCCGTGCGGACAGCCGAAGATCCCAGGCCCTGGAGTACGTGCTGACCTACCAGGGCCGCTACAACACCGCCGAGCAGTATGAAAAAGTCATCCTGCGTGCCACGGAGAAGGGCGAGATCCTGAAGCTGAAAGATGTGGCCGATGTGGAGCTGGGCAGCGAATTCTACGACCTCTACTCCGACCTCGACGGCCACCCCTCCGCCGCCATCGTCATCAAGCAGAGCTACAACAGCAACGCCAACGAGGTCATCAAGCTGATCAAGGCCCAGCTCAAGGAGATCAAGCGCAAGAACTTCCCCGCAGGCATGGACTACGAGATCAGCTACGACGTATCTGAGTTCCTTGACGCCTCCATAGACAAGGTGCTGCACACGTTGGTGGAGGCCTTCATCCTCGTGGCCATGGTGGTCTTCATTTTCCTGGGGGACTGGCGCTCCACGCTCATCCCCACGCTGGCGGTGCCGGTGTCTCTTGTGGGCGCTTTCTTCCTCATGCAGCTCTTTGGTGTCAGCATCAATCTGATCACCCTTTTCGCGCTGGTGCTGGCCATCGGCATCGTGGTGGACGACCCCATCGTGGTGGTGGAGGCCGTGCACGCGCGCATGCACGGCACCAGCCTCACGCCGTATGAGGCCATCCAGAAGGTGCTGCTGGAGATCGCGGGCGCGGTCATCGCCATCACGCTGGTGATGACGGCGGTGTTTGTACCCGTGACCTTCATGTCCGGCCCGGTCGGGGTGTTTTACCGCCAGTTTGCCATCACCATGGCCTCAGCCATCATCCTCTCCGGCGTCATGGCGCTCACGCTCACACCGGTGCTCTGCGCCATGATCCTGCGCCGCCACGATCACCACCCCGGGCAGCGCAGCGGCCCTGTGGCGTGGCTGCTCGGTCATTTCAACCGGCTCTTTGACCGCTTGACCAGCGTGTATGTGGAGCTGCTGAAAAAGATCGTTCACCGCCGTGCTTTCACACTGGGCATGCTCGGGCTGGCGGGCACGGCCATCTACATTGTAAACTCACAGCTCTCCCCCGGCTTCATCCCGGCGGAGGATCAGGGCATGATCTACGCCATTCTGCAGACGCCGCCCGGCTCCACGCTGGAGCGCACGTATGACAAATCGCTGGAGCTGGAAAAGATCGCCAAAAAGGTGCCGGGTGTGCAGTCCGTGTCATCGCTGGCCGGCTATGAGGTGCTCACAGAAGGCCGTGGCTCCAATGCGGGCACCTGTTTGATCAACCTCAAAAACTGGTCTGAGCGCAAGCTCAACTCCAAGCAGATCATCGCCGAGCTGGAAAAGCGCTGCCGTGTCATCTCCGGTGTGAAGCTGGAGTTTTACGAACCGCCCGCCGTGCCCGGCTACGGCGCCGCAGGCGGCTTCTCCCTGCGCCTGCTGGACCAGACCAGCACTGGCGACTACGACCGCCTCCAGGTGGTGAATGATGAGTTCATGGAGGCGCTGAAAAAGCGCAAGGAGCTGCACGGCCTCTTCACCTTCTTCAGCGCCAACTACCCGCAGCTCGAAATCACCATCGACAACCAGCTGGCCATGCAGAAGGGCGTCTCCATCAAGACCGCCATGGACAGCCTGGCCATCCTCGTGGCCAGCACCTATGAGCAGGGCTTCATCAAATTTGGCCGCTTCTGGAAGCTCTACGTGCAGGCGGATCCCAAATACCGCGAGATGCCAAAAAACCTGCAGGAACTCTTCGTGGGCAATGACAAGGGGGAGATGGTGCCCTTCTCCCAGTTCATCAGCCTGAAGCCGAAGCAGGGGCTCAATGAGATCACGCGCTACAATGCGTATCCCGCCCCTTCCATCCAGGGCGCACCTGCGGCGGGTTACAGCAGCGGAGACGCCATCCGCGCCATCCAGGAGGTGGCGGAGAAAACTCTGCCGCGCGGCTATGACATCGGCTGGGCCGGGCTGGCCTTTGACGAAGTGGGCCGTGGCAACGAGGCCGTGGAGATCTTCATCGTGGTGCTCATGTTTGTGTATCTGGTGCTGGTGGGGCAGTATGAGAGCTTCCTGCTGCCGCTGGCCGTCATCCTCTCCCTGCCCATCGGCGTCATGGGCTCCTTTGTACTGCTCAACAGCTTTGGTCTGGACAACGACATCTTTGCTCAGGTGGGACTCATCATGCTCGTGGGCCTGCTGGGAAAGAACGCCATCCTCATCGTGGAGTTTGCTGCACAAAAACACCAGCAAGGTCTCTCCGTGCGCGATGCCGCCATCGAAGGTGCGCGCGTGCGTTTCCGTCCCATTTTGATGACCTCCTTCGCTTTCATCGCCGGCATGATCCCGCTGCTGCGCGCCTCGGGCGCCGGGGCCATCGCCAACAAGACCATCGGCGCCTCCGCCGCCGGCGGCATGCTGCTGGGCACCGTGGTGGGCCTGCTCGTCATCCCCGGCCTCTACTACCTCTTTGCCACCCTGGCCGACCGCCGCAAACTCCTGCCCGATGAGCACAACATGCCCCTGAGCGAGCCTGACAACGAAAACGGCGGCAAGGAAAAACCGGAGCCGCTGGACAGTCCGTGA
- a CDS encoding sensor histidine kinase has protein sequence MTTAAAKEETAASSGMEGWHPGVPAAALGCAQEECHLFGALLNEVPHGVLVLDDDGVILFANLAVNVMFLPHQLEVGGTIGTAAVLEPLVSIVAEARSRRARAEQEVRLTLPYIGEWNQEHHYHLSAAPWSEGGRSGVWVMAEDHTERHHSQQMRRDFLTSAGHELRTPLSLIHGYIETLKSGMIKNTTSLVRCLEVMEKHSRRMMRIIDDMLTISRLETQDEPLKTETFLVRACVQDSLEHLTPLIEMRQATVSVDFPPDGGVLHGDRFYWDQIFTNLIEHPLKENLRSGLRVKVCGRWTPHECILTVEDNGVGIRPEDVPFVFRRFHRSSSKGPGQEGKGTGLGLSIVKRAVEAHGGGIEVESVPGVRTVFTIRLPLPD, from the coding sequence ATGACGACGGCTGCGGCGAAAGAGGAAACTGCTGCTTCGTCCGGCATGGAGGGCTGGCATCCTGGTGTGCCTGCTGCCGCGCTGGGCTGTGCGCAGGAGGAGTGCCACCTCTTTGGCGCACTGCTCAACGAGGTGCCTCATGGCGTGCTGGTGCTGGATGACGACGGGGTGATCCTCTTTGCCAATCTGGCGGTGAATGTGATGTTTCTCCCCCATCAGCTGGAGGTGGGTGGCACGATCGGCACGGCTGCAGTGCTGGAGCCTCTGGTGAGCATCGTGGCGGAAGCACGCAGCCGCCGTGCGCGTGCAGAGCAGGAGGTGCGGCTGACGCTGCCCTACATCGGGGAATGGAACCAGGAGCACCACTACCACCTGAGCGCCGCCCCGTGGAGCGAAGGCGGACGCAGCGGCGTGTGGGTGATGGCGGAGGACCACACCGAGCGCCACCACAGCCAGCAGATGAGGCGGGATTTTCTGACCAGCGCAGGTCACGAACTGCGCACGCCGCTCTCGCTCATCCACGGCTACATCGAGACGCTGAAGAGCGGCATGATCAAAAACACCACCTCGCTGGTGCGTTGCCTGGAAGTGATGGAAAAGCACAGCCGCCGCATGATGCGCATCATCGACGACATGCTGACAATCTCCCGTCTGGAGACGCAGGACGAGCCGCTGAAGACGGAGACCTTTCTGGTGCGTGCCTGCGTGCAGGATTCGCTGGAGCACCTGACGCCGCTCATCGAGATGCGTCAGGCCACGGTGAGCGTGGATTTCCCCCCGGACGGCGGCGTGCTGCATGGCGACCGCTTTTACTGGGACCAGATTTTCACCAACCTCATCGAGCATCCGCTCAAGGAAAATCTGCGCAGCGGGTTGCGGGTCAAGGTGTGTGGACGCTGGACGCCGCACGAGTGCATCCTCACCGTGGAGGATAATGGCGTAGGCATCCGGCCAGAGGATGTGCCGTTTGTTTTCAGACGCTTTCACCGTTCTTCCAGCAAGGGACCCGGGCAGGAAGGCAAGGGCACTGGTCTGGGGCTGTCGATTGTCAAACGAGCCGTGGAAGCTCATGGCGGCGGCATTGAGGTGGAGAGCGTGCCCGGTGTGCGCACCGTCTTCACCATCCGCCTGCCGCTGCCGGACTGA
- a CDS encoding ShlB/FhaC/HecB family hemolysin secretion/activation protein, whose amino-acid sequence MPSEFPIIHSIGFTPGLRRMFYLAGLMAGILRADAAAPAAAPAAAGASEPPAAEEAVLGPIFIREFRVRGSKKLPQRTIEKAVYPYLGPRRGEQDVEQARLALEKAYKELGYQTVLVEVPQQDPRSGVIIMQVVEAPVGRLRVKGAKWFLPSQIKKNAPSMQEGVVPNFNDVKKDIIALNQMRDRKITPELRAGVTPGTVDIDLVVEDKSPTHGSIEFNNRHNANTTPYRLNGSFSYGNLWQLGHTLGLSFQIAPERVKDALIYSAYYMMPMPWEGTSLMINGTKQDSNVSTLGGGAVAGRGEVLGFRFMKQLPTEKGYFHSLSAGMDFKRFAQDVTTAGVTSSAPVTYFPFTLAYSGGKLREHSFTDFNLSAVFHLRGMGSRTEFANRRYQADDGFFYMRGDASHTHDLPGGFQAFAKVQGQVTGSSLVNTEQMAIGGLSTVRGYLEATQLGDSGVIGSFELRSPTLIGSGDKESPDEWRFYAFYEAGRVMVNNPLPAQMNYFDLASTGVGSRMRLRKHVHGSVDLAVPLISQPHAISNDLYMRFRVWIDF is encoded by the coding sequence ATGCCTTCTGAGTTTCCCATCATTCACTCCATTGGTTTCACGCCTGGTCTGCGGCGGATGTTTTATCTCGCCGGGCTCATGGCGGGCATTCTGAGAGCCGATGCCGCAGCACCAGCGGCAGCACCCGCAGCTGCGGGGGCATCGGAGCCTCCTGCTGCTGAGGAGGCGGTGCTGGGCCCGATTTTTATTCGTGAATTCCGCGTGCGCGGCTCCAAGAAGCTGCCGCAGCGAACCATCGAAAAAGCAGTGTATCCCTACCTGGGACCGCGTCGTGGAGAGCAGGATGTCGAGCAGGCGCGCCTGGCACTGGAGAAGGCCTATAAGGAGCTCGGCTACCAGACCGTCTTGGTCGAAGTTCCACAGCAGGACCCGCGCAGCGGAGTGATCATCATGCAGGTGGTGGAGGCTCCGGTGGGCCGTCTGCGTGTGAAGGGGGCCAAGTGGTTCCTGCCCAGCCAGATCAAAAAGAATGCGCCGTCCATGCAGGAGGGGGTGGTGCCGAACTTCAATGATGTGAAGAAGGACATCATCGCGCTCAATCAGATGCGCGACCGCAAGATCACCCCGGAACTGCGTGCAGGTGTCACACCTGGCACGGTGGACATCGACCTGGTGGTGGAGGACAAGTCTCCGACTCACGGAAGCATTGAGTTTAACAACCGGCACAACGCCAACACCACGCCCTACCGCCTCAACGGCTCCTTCAGCTACGGCAACCTCTGGCAGCTTGGGCACACCCTGGGACTGAGCTTCCAGATCGCGCCAGAGCGTGTGAAAGATGCGCTCATTTATTCGGCCTATTACATGATGCCGATGCCTTGGGAAGGGACCAGTCTCATGATCAACGGCACCAAGCAGGACAGCAACGTCTCCACGCTGGGCGGCGGTGCTGTGGCTGGGCGTGGCGAGGTGCTGGGCTTCCGCTTCATGAAGCAACTGCCGACGGAAAAAGGCTACTTCCATTCCCTGAGCGCCGGCATGGACTTCAAACGCTTTGCTCAAGATGTGACGACGGCGGGCGTCACTAGTTCGGCTCCGGTCACGTACTTCCCCTTCACACTGGCCTACAGTGGTGGGAAACTGCGGGAGCATAGCTTCACGGACTTCAATCTCAGTGCTGTTTTCCACCTGCGTGGCATGGGCTCTAGGACAGAGTTTGCCAACCGCCGCTATCAGGCGGACGATGGCTTCTTCTACATGCGTGGAGATGCGAGCCACACGCATGATCTGCCGGGAGGCTTCCAGGCTTTCGCCAAGGTGCAGGGGCAGGTCACTGGCTCTTCTCTGGTGAATACGGAGCAGATGGCCATTGGCGGCCTCAGCACAGTGCGCGGTTATCTGGAAGCCACGCAGCTGGGAGACAGCGGTGTGATCGGCAGCTTTGAGCTGCGCAGCCCCACACTCATCGGCTCCGGTGACAAGGAAAGCCCCGATGAGTGGCGCTTCTACGCCTTTTACGAAGCCGGCCGCGTGATGGTGAACAATCCGCTGCCTGCACAGATGAACTACTTTGACCTGGCCAGCACGGGCGTGGGCAGCCGCATGCGCCTGCGCAAGCACGTGCACGGATCGGTGGATCTGGCGGTGCCTCTCATCAGCCAGCCGCACGCCATCTCCAACGACCTCTACATGCGCTTCCGCGTTTGGATCGACTTTTAA
- a CDS encoding response regulator transcription factor, whose translation MSKILVVDDERDIVDLVSLHLQREGHEVESVDNGLAVLPMAVKTAPDLIVLDLMLPGIDGVQVHRRLRADTRTRHIPVIMLTARAQTNDRIAGLEGGADDYLTKPFSPRELMLRIGAVLRRTQKVVMLAEQRIGDFLLDRRNMSLSIRGKLVELTITELKLMTTLMANPDVIHSRSELLSAVWGYADDTHSRTLDTHIKRLRDKLGDHGRHIGTLRRQGYLFHSMIQEETAEA comes from the coding sequence ATGAGCAAAATTTTAGTAGTCGATGATGAGAGGGACATTGTTGATCTCGTCAGCCTGCACTTGCAGCGCGAGGGGCATGAAGTTGAGTCCGTGGACAACGGGCTGGCCGTGCTGCCGATGGCGGTGAAGACGGCTCCGGATCTCATCGTGCTGGATCTCATGCTGCCGGGGATCGATGGCGTGCAGGTGCACCGCAGGCTGCGTGCGGACACCCGCACGCGGCACATTCCCGTGATAATGCTCACGGCCCGTGCGCAGACGAATGACCGCATCGCCGGACTGGAGGGCGGTGCGGACGATTACCTGACCAAGCCCTTCAGCCCGCGCGAGCTGATGCTGCGCATCGGCGCGGTGCTGCGGCGCACGCAAAAGGTGGTGATGCTGGCGGAGCAGCGCATTGGCGACTTCCTGCTGGACCGGCGCAATATGTCACTCTCCATCCGTGGAAAGCTGGTGGAGCTCACCATCACGGAGCTGAAGCTGATGACCACGCTGATGGCGAATCCGGACGTGATCCACTCGCGCTCCGAGCTGCTGAGTGCGGTGTGGGGCTACGCGGACGACACCCACTCCCGCACGCTGGACACACATATCAAACGTCTGCGCGACAAGCTGGGAGACCACGGCAGGCACATCGGTACGCTGCGGCGTCAGGGCTATCTGTTTCACAGCATGATACAGGAGGAGACCGCTGAGGCATGA
- a CDS encoding UDP-2,3-diacylglucosamine diphosphatase, whose protein sequence is MKTKLRIKTLFMSDVHLGMADSKAVQAAHLIRHCKCEKLVLNGDIIDVWALKSSGRWTQEHTHFVRTVLKKMEKEGTEVIYLRGNHDDILEKFLPFKLAGLSLVDEHIHESPHGRYLVVHGDGFDHVTTNHVWLAKVGAVGYEALLRLNRAYNAWLRWRNKEAFSLSRWVKMKVKNVVSFVGRYEEQLQKLAQWKGCNGIICGHIHTPANKMIESTHYLNSGDWVESMTVVVEHLDRTFEVLSYHDFCRLTGRQPKGSDPSLNVSDIGDKPLALPAPASADQEHLLAA, encoded by the coding sequence ATGAAGACCAAACTCCGCATCAAGACTTTGTTCATGTCCGATGTCCACCTCGGCATGGCCGACTCCAAGGCTGTGCAGGCGGCTCATCTCATCCGCCACTGCAAGTGCGAAAAGCTCGTGCTCAATGGTGACATCATTGATGTGTGGGCTCTGAAGAGCTCAGGACGCTGGACTCAGGAGCACACGCACTTTGTGCGCACCGTGCTGAAGAAGATGGAAAAGGAAGGCACAGAAGTGATCTACCTGCGTGGCAACCACGATGACATCCTGGAAAAGTTTCTCCCCTTCAAACTGGCCGGACTCTCCCTGGTGGACGAGCACATTCATGAGTCCCCGCACGGCCGCTACCTCGTGGTGCATGGAGACGGCTTTGATCATGTGACGACCAATCACGTCTGGCTGGCCAAGGTGGGCGCTGTCGGTTATGAGGCACTGCTGCGACTGAACCGCGCCTACAACGCCTGGCTGCGCTGGCGCAACAAGGAGGCCTTCTCCCTCAGCCGCTGGGTCAAAATGAAGGTCAAAAACGTGGTCAGCTTTGTGGGCCGCTACGAGGAGCAGCTCCAGAAGCTGGCACAGTGGAAAGGCTGCAACGGCATCATCTGCGGCCATATTCACACTCCCGCCAACAAGATGATCGAAAGCACCCATTACCTCAATTCGGGAGACTGGGTGGAGAGCATGACTGTGGTGGTGGAGCATCTGGACCGCACCTTTGAAGTCCTGAGCTACCACGACTTCTGCCGCCTCACCGGCCGCCAGCCCAAGGGCAGCGACCCAAGCCTGAATGTGAGCGACATCGGTGACAAGCCGCTGGCTCTTCCGGCTCCAGCATCTGCTGACCAGGAGCATCTGCTCGCGGCATAA
- a CDS encoding DUF2341 domain-containing protein → MTKHLHLLPALLLFTASILAPVRTAHAAEKNWWDAKWTIRKEITIDTSGKGVAIAEPIGTSAVLVRLHEGVFSFMSSKEDGSDLRFVADDHKTVLKHHVEKWDSLLNEAYVWVQVPDLKPAAASTIWLYYGNGEAPAPEAAKETYEASTTLVYHFTDSGKDSSPTGANAEGAPAPAAGSLIGAGLRVFGQAPIKVPAPPLPEFAPGAPLTVSAWVKPSALQPNAVIFSRRDGANSFILGLNNGIPFVEVNKQRSSDGAPIAAGGWHHIAAVADAGTITVYLDGKSYGAVSAAIPSIKTPVEIDKDSTTTDLVGFTGEIDELQIAKTARPAGFIRFAAVNQGSTSDAAKLVAVGADEASDHEEEGEIMKHLTLITDISKDLTFDGWVVIFLCTLLAVVGWGIAVGKVMYLNTIEKASAEFMKRWEKISNDLTAIDTEDAESVKNLGGSVSGKVQKLMYQSPLYQLYHLGAQEISNRMKSFRKVTFNPNEKKEAKIMGLSGRSIQAIKATLHGGMVREVQKLNGKLVFLTIGIAGGPYLGLLGTVIGVMITFAVIAKSGEVEVNSIAPGIAGALLATVAGLAVAIPALFIYSYLSSRIKDVVSNMETFIDEFVTKMAEHYKE, encoded by the coding sequence ATGACCAAGCACCTCCATCTGCTCCCAGCCCTGCTGCTCTTCACGGCTTCGATCCTCGCCCCCGTGCGCACTGCGCATGCCGCCGAAAAAAACTGGTGGGACGCGAAGTGGACCATTCGCAAGGAAATCACCATCGACACCTCCGGCAAGGGCGTGGCCATCGCCGAGCCCATCGGCACCAGCGCCGTGCTGGTGCGCCTGCACGAAGGCGTGTTCTCCTTCATGTCTTCCAAGGAGGATGGCAGCGATCTGCGCTTTGTGGCAGACGATCATAAGACCGTGCTCAAGCACCATGTGGAAAAGTGGGACTCCCTTCTGAATGAAGCCTACGTCTGGGTGCAGGTGCCGGACCTCAAGCCCGCCGCTGCCAGCACCATCTGGCTCTACTACGGCAATGGTGAAGCTCCCGCACCTGAAGCTGCCAAGGAAACCTATGAGGCCAGCACCACGCTGGTCTATCACTTCACAGATTCCGGCAAGGATTCCTCTCCCACCGGTGCCAATGCCGAAGGCGCACCTGCTCCGGCGGCGGGCTCCCTCATCGGCGCGGGGCTACGTGTGTTTGGCCAGGCCCCCATCAAGGTGCCCGCACCTCCGCTGCCTGAGTTTGCCCCCGGTGCTCCGCTCACCGTCTCCGCCTGGGTCAAGCCCAGCGCGCTGCAGCCCAATGCGGTCATCTTCAGCCGCCGCGATGGCGCGAATAGCTTCATCCTCGGTCTGAACAACGGCATCCCCTTTGTGGAAGTGAACAAGCAGCGCAGCAGCGACGGCGCACCCATCGCCGCCGGTGGCTGGCACCACATCGCCGCTGTGGCAGATGCAGGCACCATCACTGTGTATCTCGATGGCAAATCCTACGGTGCTGTCAGCGCGGCCATTCCCTCCATCAAGACTCCGGTGGAGATCGACAAGGACAGCACCACCACGGATCTCGTGGGCTTCACGGGAGAAATCGACGAGCTGCAGATCGCCAAGACCGCACGCCCGGCTGGATTCATCCGCTTTGCTGCGGTGAACCAGGGCAGCACCTCGGACGCAGCCAAGCTCGTGGCCGTGGGCGCTGATGAAGCCTCCGATCATGAAGAAGAGGGCGAGATCATGAAGCATCTCACCCTCATCACAGATATCTCCAAAGACCTGACCTTTGACGGCTGGGTGGTGATCTTCCTCTGCACCCTGCTGGCCGTGGTGGGCTGGGGCATTGCAGTAGGGAAGGTGATGTACCTCAACACGATTGAGAAGGCCTCCGCCGAATTCATGAAACGCTGGGAAAAGATCTCCAATGACCTGACTGCCATCGACACCGAAGACGCCGAGAGCGTGAAGAACCTGGGCGGCAGTGTCAGCGGCAAGGTGCAGAAGCTCATGTACCAGTCTCCGCTCTACCAGCTCTACCACCTGGGTGCGCAGGAGATCAGCAACCGCATGAAATCCTTCCGCAAGGTGACGTTCAACCCGAACGAGAAGAAGGAGGCCAAGATCATGGGCCTCTCCGGGCGCTCCATCCAGGCCATCAAGGCCACGCTGCACGGCGGCATGGTGCGCGAGGTGCAGAAGCTCAATGGCAAGCTCGTCTTCCTCACCATCGGCATCGCCGGTGGTCCTTACCTCGGTCTGCTCGGCACCGTGATCGGTGTGATGATCACCTTCGCCGTGATCGCGAAAAGCGGTGAAGTGGAGGTGAACTCCATCGCTCCTGGTATCGCCGGTGCGCTCCTCGCCACGGTGGCTGGCCTGGCTGTCGCCATCCCGGCGCTGTTCATCTACAGCTACCTGAGCTCACGCATCAAGGACGTGGTCTCCAACATGGAGACCTTCATCGACGAGTTCGTCACCAAGATGGCCGAACACTACAAGGAGTAA